The Mesorhizobium sp. M1D.F.Ca.ET.043.01.1.1 genome contains a region encoding:
- a CDS encoding class I SAM-dependent methyltransferase produces MSRLESFIRRLTAQRDILDQVCVEVAKIEGPVIELGLGNGRTFHHLRERLPGRRIVAFDRALAAHSSSIPEPENLVLGEIRETARRFIGIEAALVHADIGTGYEDRDAVTSTWLPDLTARLLRVGGIAVSGTPLDHPQLQRLPLPPSVPADRYFVCRRV; encoded by the coding sequence ATGTCTCGCCTCGAGAGTTTCATCCGCAGGCTGACCGCACAGCGCGACATTCTCGATCAGGTCTGCGTGGAGGTGGCCAAGATCGAAGGCCCCGTGATCGAGCTCGGCCTCGGCAACGGCCGAACGTTCCATCATCTGCGCGAGCGCCTGCCCGGACGGCGGATCGTGGCGTTCGATCGCGCATTGGCCGCGCACTCCAGCTCGATTCCCGAACCTGAAAACCTCGTGCTCGGCGAGATACGCGAGACGGCGAGACGGTTCATTGGCATCGAGGCCGCTCTTGTCCATGCCGACATCGGCACCGGCTATGAAGATCGCGACGCGGTGACCTCCACCTGGCTCCCCGACCTGACCGCGCGCCTCCTTCGCGTCGGCGGCATCGCGGTCAGCGGCACGCCGCTCGATCACCCGCAGTTGCAACGCCTCCCGCTGCCGCCTTCGGTGCCCGCCGATCGCTATTTTGTCTGCAGGCGCGTGTGA
- a CDS encoding adenylate/guanylate cyclase domain-containing protein translates to MSAAQAEISTILMDKVADWLNQSALAGHDLETLIKGFCERLAAAGLPLKRVHLSFSMLHPLYDALGFTWFRGEGLEVESFRSKPGVPSDRFLTSPYYHLLSNKLDHLRRRLDPSMPSEFPVFDDLRLMGVTDYMAFVLPFSGNTSQGMMGSWSTDSAGGFSDSMISALLRIQSHLAIATKMAVLTKLADNMMTTYLGGDAGKRVLDGQIKRGEGDTIRAALVMGDMRGSSKLAETSGREIYIDTLNQFFDAVAAPFNRKGGQIMSFIGDGFIAVYPCERHRSQSEIACQAALAAAHKATARMMDLNLRRKEKGLFDIKFGLGLHVGNVMFGNVGLTDRLTFSVFGSAVNEVQRLQTLTKKYPHSVLASKDFASYCGANSWLTLGNEELVGIKQKLTVLSPDLSGALALDEDGALEPIHGRMSDAEQVMLLHRDAARISAGDPSKIQ, encoded by the coding sequence ATGAGCGCAGCGCAAGCAGAAATTTCCACCATTCTCATGGACAAGGTCGCCGATTGGCTGAACCAATCGGCGCTGGCGGGCCACGACCTTGAGACATTGATAAAAGGCTTTTGCGAACGGCTGGCTGCTGCCGGCCTGCCGCTGAAGCGGGTGCATCTGAGCTTTTCGATGCTTCATCCGCTCTATGATGCGCTTGGCTTCACCTGGTTTCGCGGCGAGGGCCTGGAAGTGGAAAGCTTCCGCAGCAAGCCCGGCGTGCCGTCCGACAGGTTCCTCACCAGCCCATACTACCATCTGCTCAGCAACAAGCTCGACCATCTGCGCCGCCGGCTCGACCCGTCGATGCCGTCGGAGTTTCCTGTTTTCGACGACCTCAGGCTCATGGGCGTCACCGACTACATGGCTTTCGTCCTGCCCTTCAGCGGCAACACCAGTCAGGGCATGATGGGGTCCTGGTCGACAGACAGCGCTGGCGGTTTCAGCGACAGCATGATCTCGGCGCTGCTGCGCATCCAAAGCCATCTCGCTATCGCGACCAAGATGGCGGTGCTTACCAAGCTCGCCGACAACATGATGACCACCTATCTCGGCGGCGACGCCGGCAAGCGCGTGCTTGACGGTCAGATCAAGCGCGGCGAGGGAGATACTATCCGGGCCGCACTGGTGATGGGCGACATGCGCGGGTCCTCAAAGCTTGCCGAAACCTCCGGCCGCGAAATCTATATCGATACGCTCAACCAGTTTTTCGACGCCGTTGCTGCACCTTTCAATCGCAAAGGCGGGCAGATCATGAGTTTCATCGGTGACGGCTTCATCGCCGTCTACCCTTGCGAAAGGCATCGCTCGCAGTCCGAGATAGCCTGCCAGGCTGCCCTTGCGGCCGCGCACAAGGCCACGGCGCGCATGATGGATCTCAATCTGCGCAGAAAGGAAAAGGGCCTGTTCGATATAAAATTCGGTCTCGGCCTCCATGTCGGCAATGTGATGTTCGGCAATGTCGGGCTTACCGACCGACTGACATTCTCTGTCTTCGGCTCGGCTGTAAACGAGGTCCAGCGCCTCCAGACCCTGACCAAGAAATATCCGCACAGCGTTCTCGCCAGCAAGGACTTCGCCAGCTATTGCGGCGCCAACAGCTGGCTGACGCTCGGCAACGAGGAACTGGTTGGCATCAAGCAGAAGCTGACGGTGCTTTCACCCGATCTGTCGGGCGCTCTCGCGCTCGATGAAGACGGCGCGCTGGAGCCGATTCACGGCCGGATGTCGGACGCCGAGCAGGTCATGCTGCTTCATCGCGATGCCGCGCGGATATCGGCGGGCGACCCAAGCAAGATCCAATAA
- a CDS encoding ABC transporter permease, whose product MNTQSPLPAPGAPLQHYVSIAPFDLQSVEAMTPEQSKVFQASQLRLMWWKFRRHRLALISGIFLAALYLAILICEFLAPYNLHTRNMDYIYAPPQQVHLFDNGQFVGPFVYGRRMTLDMDTLKRNYIDRKDDVQRIRFFCKGDSYRFWGLIEGDMHLVCPAENGQLFLAGTDRLGRDVFSRVIYGARISLTIGLVGIAFSFLLGIVIGGLAGYHGGIFDLIVQRIIEVLQSIPSIPLWLALAAIMPITWSPILIYFGITVILGLLDWTGLARAVRSKLLALREEDYVLAAQLMGASSGRIIRRHLIPGFMSHLIATATISIPGMILGETALSFLGLGLRAPITSWGILLTEARSVSVIAFYPWLLLPILPVILVILAFNFLGDGLRDAADPYK is encoded by the coding sequence ATGAACACGCAATCGCCGCTGCCCGCTCCGGGTGCCCCACTGCAACACTACGTTTCCATCGCGCCATTCGACCTGCAGTCGGTCGAGGCGATGACGCCGGAGCAGTCGAAGGTCTTCCAGGCATCGCAATTGCGGCTGATGTGGTGGAAATTCCGACGGCACCGGCTTGCCCTCATATCCGGCATATTCCTGGCAGCGCTTTATCTCGCGATACTGATCTGCGAGTTCCTGGCGCCCTACAATCTGCACACGCGCAACATGGACTACATCTATGCGCCGCCGCAGCAGGTGCACCTGTTCGACAACGGCCAGTTCGTCGGGCCGTTCGTCTATGGCCGCCGGATGACGCTGGACATGGACACGCTCAAGCGGAACTACATCGACAGAAAGGACGATGTTCAGCGGATCCGTTTCTTCTGCAAGGGCGACAGCTACCGGTTCTGGGGCCTGATCGAAGGTGACATGCATCTTGTCTGCCCTGCCGAAAACGGCCAGCTCTTCCTGGCCGGCACCGACCGGCTGGGACGCGATGTGTTCTCGCGCGTCATCTATGGCGCGCGCATTTCACTGACGATCGGTCTCGTCGGCATCGCTTTCAGTTTTCTGCTCGGCATAGTCATCGGCGGACTGGCCGGCTACCACGGCGGTATCTTCGACCTGATCGTTCAACGGATAATCGAAGTCCTGCAATCGATCCCCAGCATTCCGCTATGGCTGGCCCTGGCGGCGATCATGCCGATAACCTGGAGTCCGATCCTGATCTATTTCGGCATCACCGTCATCCTCGGCCTGCTCGACTGGACCGGACTGGCGCGGGCCGTGCGTTCGAAGCTTCTGGCCTTGCGCGAGGAGGACTACGTTCTGGCCGCGCAACTGATGGGCGCCAGCAGCGGCCGCATTATCCGGCGGCACCTCATTCCCGGCTTCATGTCGCATCTGATCGCGACGGCGACGATCTCCATACCCGGGATGATCCTGGGCGAGACGGCGCTGAGCTTCCTCGGGCTTGGCCTGAGGGCGCCGATAACCAGCTGGGGCATCCTGCTCACCGAGGCGCGTAGCGTCAGCGTGATCGCGTTCTATCCATGGCTGCTTTTGCCGATCCTCCCCGTCATTCTCGTCATCCTGGCCTTCAACTTCCTCGGCGACGGCTTGCGGGACGCCGCAGACCCCTACAAGTGA
- a CDS encoding adenylate/guanylate cyclase domain-containing protein: MNEAQDLFSLLRQSAGVDPLAVDAIRRIIAEGEDHELCRINALAFAGKHGLDEERAIGAFLHAARVGIFDISWNVLCPGCGGVLDTNATLKTLQKDEYTCALCSSGYSPTLDEMVEVTFTVSPRMRRIAAHNPHELPMVEYFRQIYWASGVDLQDGDFAKTMEAFSLEDIELAPGEKAVLPIQLPSEFVIVFEPVTHSAQFIDVKGEPTKERRSLSLVFDREHVQSQTLEMQPGPLRISLENRTDTRVLPTVFIAGQALHDFLGKRRPFVTAKRLLTNQTFRDLYRTDTLDINQRLKITSLTFLFTDLRGSTALYERVGDLSAFDLVREHFQVLHEIVAAEAGAVVKTIGDAVMATFATPDRAIAAALRMREAMRALNDKSGREDLLLKIGVHAGPCIAVSMNERQDYFGQTVNIASRVQNLATAQAIFATRAVVEDNLTADLLHRNALTPVPHEVSLRGIEREIAVYTIP, translated from the coding sequence ATGAACGAAGCTCAGGATCTGTTCTCGCTTCTGCGGCAATCGGCCGGTGTCGATCCACTGGCAGTCGACGCGATCAGGCGAATCATCGCGGAAGGCGAGGACCACGAACTCTGCCGCATCAATGCGCTGGCCTTCGCCGGCAAGCATGGTCTCGACGAGGAGCGCGCCATAGGCGCCTTTCTCCATGCGGCGCGGGTCGGCATCTTCGACATTTCCTGGAATGTTCTGTGTCCCGGCTGCGGCGGCGTGCTCGACACCAACGCCACGCTGAAAACCCTGCAGAAGGACGAGTACACCTGCGCGCTGTGCTCCTCGGGCTATTCGCCGACCCTCGATGAGATGGTCGAAGTGACATTCACCGTCAGTCCCCGCATGCGCAGGATTGCCGCCCACAATCCGCATGAACTGCCGATGGTGGAGTATTTCCGCCAGATCTACTGGGCGTCCGGCGTCGATCTGCAGGATGGGGATTTCGCGAAGACGATGGAAGCGTTCTCGCTGGAGGATATCGAGCTTGCGCCCGGTGAAAAGGCGGTTCTGCCAATACAGCTTCCGTCCGAATTCGTCATCGTCTTCGAGCCGGTCACCCATTCGGCGCAGTTCATCGACGTGAAGGGCGAGCCGACAAAGGAGCGCCGCAGCCTCTCACTGGTCTTCGACCGCGAGCATGTCCAGAGCCAGACGCTGGAGATGCAACCCGGCCCGTTGCGCATTTCGCTGGAAAACAGGACCGACACCCGCGTGCTGCCGACGGTCTTCATCGCCGGCCAGGCATTGCATGATTTCCTGGGCAAACGCCGGCCCTTCGTCACCGCCAAGCGCCTGCTCACCAACCAGACGTTCCGCGATCTCTATCGCACGGATACGCTCGACATCAACCAGCGCCTGAAGATCACCAGCCTGACATTCCTGTTCACCGACCTGCGCGGATCGACCGCGCTTTACGAACGGGTGGGCGACCTTTCGGCCTTCGATCTCGTGCGCGAGCATTTCCAGGTTCTGCACGAGATCGTCGCGGCGGAGGCAGGCGCGGTGGTGAAGACGATCGGTGATGCGGTGATGGCGACCTTCGCGACGCCTGATCGTGCGATTGCCGCAGCCCTCAGGATGCGCGAAGCCATGCGTGCGCTCAACGACAAGAGCGGGCGCGAGGATCTGCTGCTCAAGATCGGGGTCCATGCCGGCCCCTGCATCGCCGTGTCCATGAACGAGCGGCAGGATTATTTCGGCCAGACGGTCAACATTGCTTCGCGGGTCCAGAACCTCGCTACCGCACAGGCGATCTTCGCCACGCGTGCGGTCGTCGAGGACAATCTCACCGCCGATCTGTTGCACAGGAACGCGCTGACGCCCGTGCCGCACGAGGTCTCGCTGCGCGGCATCGAGCGAGAGATAGCGGTCTACACGATCCCCTGA
- a CDS encoding ABC transporter permease, whose product MLRYIAWRITVMVPTLLIISALVFTIIELPPGDYFDSYVAELRAQGEAVDSDRIVMMRKEYGFDKPPVIRYFYWVGGMLHGDFGYSFEYELPVRNVIGDRMWLTVLVSFVTIIFTWLIAFPIGMYSATHQYSWGDYGLTFLGLLGLAIPNFMLALILMYFANIWFGTSIGHLMDQQYLGEPMSWAKAKSILAHLWIPVLIIGTGGTASMIRRLRANLLDELHKQYVVTARAKGLHPFKALVKYPLRMALNFFISDIGSILPAIISGAEITAIVLSLETTGPMLIQALQSQDMYLAGSFLMFLAFLTVIGVLISDLALALLDPRIRLQGGSTK is encoded by the coding sequence GTGCTTCGATATATCGCCTGGCGCATCACCGTGATGGTTCCAACGCTGCTGATCATATCGGCGCTGGTGTTCACGATCATCGAACTTCCCCCAGGCGACTATTTCGACAGCTATGTCGCCGAGCTTCGGGCTCAGGGCGAAGCGGTGGATTCAGATCGCATCGTGATGATGCGCAAGGAGTATGGTTTCGACAAACCACCGGTCATTCGCTACTTCTACTGGGTCGGCGGGATGCTGCACGGCGATTTCGGCTATTCCTTCGAATATGAGCTGCCGGTTCGCAACGTCATCGGGGACCGAATGTGGCTGACCGTGCTGGTTTCCTTCGTCACGATCATCTTCACCTGGCTCATCGCCTTTCCGATCGGCATGTACTCCGCCACGCATCAATACAGCTGGGGCGACTACGGCCTGACTTTCCTCGGCCTTCTCGGCCTTGCCATTCCGAACTTCATGCTGGCGCTGATCCTGATGTATTTCGCCAATATCTGGTTCGGTACGTCCATCGGCCATCTCATGGACCAGCAATATCTCGGCGAACCGATGAGCTGGGCCAAGGCGAAGTCGATCCTCGCCCATCTCTGGATCCCGGTCTTGATCATCGGCACCGGGGGCACGGCAAGCATGATCCGGCGGCTGCGCGCCAATCTGCTCGATGAGCTTCACAAGCAATATGTCGTGACCGCGCGCGCCAAAGGCCTGCATCCCTTCAAGGCGCTGGTCAAATATCCGCTGCGCATGGCGCTCAATTTCTTCATTTCAGACATCGGCTCCATCCTGCCGGCCATCATCTCCGGCGCCGAGATCACCGCGATCGTGCTGTCCTTGGAGACGACCGGGCCGATGCTGATCCAGGCGCTGCAAAGCCAGGACATGTATCTGGCAGGGTCGTTCCTGATGTTTCTCGCCTTCCTGACGGTCATCGGCGTCCTGATTTCCGACCTGGCGCTGGCGCTGCTTGATCCGCGAATTCGTTTGCAAGGCGGCAGCACCAAATGA
- a CDS encoding ABC transporter substrate-binding protein, with product MISRRTVLGLLASAFVPGTLRAGDLEPEFLQPLLIAKALPPLAERLPKSPRVLNLAAMGRQPGQYGGTLRTIIGSQKDIRLMTIYGYARLVGYDEKLNLQPDILESFDVADDRVFTFKIREGHKWSDGSLLTPEDFRYCWEDVWLNEELSQGGLAPALLADGKPPSFEIVDPLTVRYSWDAPNPDFLPKLAAASPLSLVLPAAYLKQFHKKYQDPFRLAGLMEENRAKKWTLLHIRMSRQYRPENPELPTLDPWQNRTKPPAEQFIFERNPFFHRIDENGRQLPYVDRFVMNVSSSAIISAKTGAGESDLQCMGIDFSDYSFLKDAEKRYPVKMHLWKRTQGSRLALLPNLNCADQVWRGLLRDVRVRRALSLAVDRREINLAVFYGLAQESADTVLPESSLYRPEFAKAWVAHDPDRANALLDEVGLQRRDDDGLRILPDGRPAQVIVETAGESTLETDALELITDHWRQIGIALFIRTSQRDIFRSRALGGQIMMSMWSGIDNGVPTADMNPYQLAPTIDDQLQWPLWGAHYLSHGTLGEAPDLPPVVELMALLKRWNASTNAAERAEIWNSMLSIYTDQVFSIGTVNGTYQPVLASSRLRNLPDKALYGYDPTSYFGVYMPDTFWLGES from the coding sequence TTGATCAGCCGACGCACCGTCCTTGGACTCCTGGCTTCGGCATTTGTGCCGGGCACGTTGCGCGCCGGCGATCTGGAGCCGGAATTTCTTCAGCCGCTGCTGATAGCCAAGGCGCTGCCGCCACTCGCCGAACGCTTGCCCAAGAGCCCGCGCGTGTTGAATCTCGCCGCGATGGGCCGGCAGCCCGGCCAGTATGGCGGCACGCTGCGCACGATCATCGGCAGCCAGAAAGATATCCGGCTGATGACGATCTATGGCTATGCCCGCCTGGTCGGCTATGACGAAAAGCTTAACCTGCAACCCGACATTCTCGAAAGCTTCGACGTCGCGGACGATCGCGTCTTCACCTTCAAGATACGGGAAGGACATAAATGGTCCGACGGCAGCCTGCTGACGCCGGAGGATTTTCGCTATTGCTGGGAAGATGTCTGGCTGAACGAGGAGCTTTCGCAAGGCGGGCTCGCCCCTGCCCTGCTGGCGGACGGCAAGCCGCCAAGCTTCGAGATCGTCGATCCGTTGACGGTGCGCTACAGCTGGGACGCGCCCAATCCCGACTTCCTGCCCAAGCTCGCTGCCGCTTCGCCGCTATCGCTTGTCCTGCCGGCGGCCTATCTCAAGCAGTTCCACAAGAAATACCAGGATCCATTCCGGCTCGCCGGCCTGATGGAGGAGAACAGGGCTAAGAAATGGACGCTCCTGCATATCCGCATGTCGCGGCAGTATCGCCCGGAGAACCCGGAACTGCCGACGCTCGATCCCTGGCAGAACCGGACCAAGCCGCCGGCTGAGCAGTTCATCTTCGAGCGCAACCCGTTCTTTCATCGAATAGACGAGAATGGCCGGCAACTGCCCTATGTCGACCGGTTTGTCATGAATGTCAGCTCGTCGGCGATCATTTCCGCCAAGACCGGTGCAGGCGAGAGCGACCTGCAATGCATGGGAATCGACTTTTCCGACTACTCCTTCCTGAAGGACGCAGAGAAGCGCTACCCGGTGAAGATGCATCTGTGGAAACGCACACAGGGTTCGCGGCTGGCGCTGCTGCCCAATCTGAATTGTGCCGACCAGGTGTGGCGTGGCCTTCTTCGCGACGTGCGCGTGCGCCGCGCGCTTTCGCTCGCCGTGGACAGGCGCGAGATCAATTTGGCCGTGTTCTACGGATTGGCTCAGGAAAGTGCCGATACGGTTCTGCCGGAGAGCTCGCTCTACCGGCCGGAATTCGCGAAGGCCTGGGTCGCCCATGATCCCGACCGGGCCAATGCCCTGCTCGACGAGGTCGGGCTTCAGAGGCGTGACGATGACGGCCTGCGGATCCTTCCCGATGGACGCCCGGCGCAGGTCATCGTGGAAACGGCCGGCGAAAGCACGCTGGAAACCGACGCGCTCGAGCTCATCACCGATCATTGGCGCCAGATCGGCATCGCCCTGTTCATCCGGACTTCGCAGCGCGACATCTTCCGCAGCCGCGCACTTGGCGGCCAGATCATGATGTCGATGTGGTCGGGCATCGACAATGGCGTGCCGACCGCCGACATGAACCCGTACCAATTGGCCCCCACCATCGACGACCAGCTGCAATGGCCGTTATGGGGCGCTCACTACTTGTCTCATGGCACGCTCGGCGAGGCGCCGGACCTGCCGCCCGTGGTCGAGCTGATGGCTTTGCTCAAACGCTGGAACGCATCGACCAACGCCGCGGAGCGCGCCGAAATCTGGAATTCAATGCTGTCGATCTACACCGATCAGGTGTTTTCGATCGGCACGGTGAACGGAACGTATCAGCCGGTTCTGGCGTCCTCGCGGCTGCGCAATCTGCCTGACAAGGCGCTCTACGGCTACGACCCGACCTCCTATTTCGGCGTCTATATGCCGGACACATTCTGGCTTGGAGAGTCCTGA
- a CDS encoding GNAT family N-acetyltransferase: MTSTTSPSAKKIQPQLRSVRPSDAEALCAIFNMPGFRWGTFRMPFEMVEQVERRIAKSGQETTWIVADLDGKVVGHGRLEVQGSPRRSHIGEVNIGIDDAFVGKGIGSAILGALLDVADNWRALKRVELTVYADNEPAIRLYTSHGFEVEGRHVKAGFTDGQYRDLLSMARLRF, from the coding sequence ATGACCAGCACGACCTCGCCATCCGCCAAGAAAATCCAGCCGCAGCTCCGATCCGTCCGGCCAAGCGATGCGGAGGCGCTTTGCGCCATCTTCAACATGCCAGGTTTCCGCTGGGGCACGTTCAGGATGCCCTTCGAGATGGTGGAGCAGGTGGAGCGACGCATCGCCAAGTCCGGTCAGGAGACCACCTGGATCGTTGCGGACCTGGATGGCAAGGTCGTCGGCCATGGCCGCCTGGAGGTGCAGGGTTCGCCGCGCCGTTCGCATATCGGCGAGGTCAATATCGGCATTGATGATGCCTTTGTCGGCAAGGGCATCGGTTCTGCCATACTTGGCGCGCTGCTCGACGTGGCCGACAACTGGCGGGCCCTGAAGCGGGTCGAACTGACCGTCTATGCCGACAACGAACCGGCCATCCGTCTCTACACAAGCCACGGCTTCGAGGTCGAAGGTCGGCATGTGAAGGCCGGTTTTACCGACGGGCAGTACCGCGACCTCCTCAGCATGGCCCGGCTGCGGTTCTAG
- a CDS encoding ABC transporter ATP-binding protein, whose translation MNSSVDLLRIEDVGISFAIIGGPLHAVRRANLRVLPGKVTALVGESGSGKSVLSQAVMGILPNTARVRGRVLFSDPEKPGMTQDILQMPRDGPEIRALRGSRIGKIFQEPMTSLSPLHTIGNQVSESLQIHTPMTRAERMARTEEMLGLVGFPNPKRAYDMYPFELSGGLRQRAMIAMALICRPALLIADEPTTALDVTIQAQILQLLRGLQTKLNMAMLLITHDLGVVANVADEVVVMYHGEIMEAGPVEAIFRRPGHPYLKGLMAAVPHFDLKPGERLKALREVPVNVGSLLGKQTAPASKGPDDILLSVRDLKKTFTIRKSGWFGGNHQTTVRAVDGVSFDIRRGECLGLVGESGSGKTTVSKILMRAVTPSGGSVIFNGRDGPIDVLEGEGDTLRTLRAKIQMVFQDPVSSLSPRMTVENILSEPLEIHQRGNAASRLATVKSLMQAIGLDPRFIKRYPHSFSGGQRQRIGIARALALGPELLICDEPVSALDVSVQAQILNLLKDLQKELGLTYLFISHNLAVVDYMADRIAVMCGGRIVELAPREILLRKPIHPYTRSLVAAVPFPDLDRPMDFKTLKLSGASDTSAWGPQFRDEGEEDTLSPLDLGGGHLVLARRSADVSELRH comes from the coding sequence ATGAATTCGAGTGTTGATCTGCTGCGAATCGAAGATGTTGGCATCTCCTTTGCCATTATCGGGGGACCGTTGCATGCCGTCAGGCGCGCAAATCTTCGCGTCCTGCCCGGCAAGGTTACCGCGCTTGTGGGCGAGTCGGGTTCGGGAAAATCGGTTCTCAGCCAGGCAGTGATGGGCATCTTGCCCAACACGGCCCGTGTTCGCGGCCGTGTCCTGTTTTCCGATCCTGAAAAGCCCGGCATGACGCAGGACATCCTGCAGATGCCGCGTGATGGACCCGAGATCCGGGCGTTGAGAGGCAGCCGGATCGGCAAGATCTTTCAGGAGCCGATGACATCGCTGTCGCCGCTGCACACGATCGGCAACCAGGTCAGCGAATCGCTGCAGATCCATACGCCCATGACCCGGGCGGAGCGCATGGCGCGGACCGAGGAAATGCTCGGCCTTGTCGGCTTTCCCAATCCCAAGCGCGCCTATGACATGTATCCCTTCGAACTTTCGGGAGGGTTGCGCCAGCGCGCCATGATCGCCATGGCGCTTATCTGCCGGCCCGCCCTGTTGATCGCCGACGAGCCGACGACGGCGTTGGACGTCACTATCCAGGCGCAAATCCTGCAATTGCTGCGCGGGCTTCAGACCAAGCTGAACATGGCGATGCTGCTGATCACGCACGACCTGGGCGTGGTCGCCAATGTCGCCGACGAGGTGGTGGTCATGTACCATGGCGAGATCATGGAAGCGGGACCTGTCGAGGCGATATTCCGCCGGCCAGGCCACCCTTACCTCAAGGGCCTGATGGCAGCCGTTCCGCATTTCGACCTGAAGCCCGGCGAAAGGCTGAAGGCGCTTCGCGAGGTGCCGGTGAATGTCGGGAGCCTGCTCGGCAAGCAGACGGCGCCGGCATCGAAGGGGCCGGACGACATCCTGCTGTCGGTCAGGGATCTGAAAAAGACCTTCACCATCCGCAAGTCCGGATGGTTCGGCGGGAATCATCAAACCACTGTTCGCGCCGTGGACGGCGTGAGCTTCGATATCCGGCGGGGTGAGTGCCTCGGTCTGGTCGGCGAAAGCGGCTCCGGTAAAACCACCGTCAGCAAGATCCTGATGCGGGCCGTCACCCCCAGCGGGGGATCCGTGATCTTCAACGGCCGCGATGGACCGATCGACGTCCTGGAAGGCGAGGGAGACACCCTGCGCACGCTGCGCGCGAAAATCCAGATGGTTTTCCAGGATCCGGTCTCGTCGCTTTCCCCTCGGATGACGGTGGAGAACATCTTGAGCGAGCCGCTGGAAATCCATCAGCGTGGCAATGCCGCGTCCCGACTTGCCACGGTCAAGAGCCTGATGCAGGCAATCGGACTCGATCCGCGCTTCATCAAGCGTTATCCGCACAGTTTCTCCGGCGGGCAGCGTCAGCGTATCGGCATTGCGCGCGCATTGGCGCTGGGACCTGAACTCCTGATCTGCGACGAACCGGTTTCGGCGCTCGATGTCTCCGTCCAGGCGCAGATCCTCAACCTTCTGAAGGACCTGCAGAAGGAACTGGGGCTGACCTACCTGTTCATATCCCACAACCTGGCGGTGGTGGACTACATGGCGGACCGCATCGCGGTGATGTGCGGCGGGCGTATCGTCGAGCTTGCGCCGCGCGAAATCCTGCTCAGGAAGCCGATCCACCCCTACACGCGCTCGCTGGTCGCCGCGGTGCCTTTCCCGGATCTCGACAGGCCGATGGATTTCAAGACGCTGAAGCTCAGCGGCGCTTCCGACACCAGCGCATGGGGACCGCAATTCCGCGACGAGGGCGAGGAGGATACGCTGTCGCCGCTCGATCTTGGCGGCGGCCACCTTGTGCTGGCCCGACGTTCGGCCGATGTCAGCGAGTTGCGCCATTGA